A portion of the Candida dubliniensis CD36 chromosome R, complete sequence genome contains these proteins:
- a CDS encoding DNA-binding protein of the mitochondria involved in repair of mitochondrial DNA, putative (Similar to S. cerevisiae MSH1), with protein sequence MILRKNSIIPFRRLSSSCRFLARKAATKKIVSPVLEEWDRGARNQDTGLSPLLASMKRLMDSNPGCVSLIQVGSFYELYFEQAEEYGPKLGLKIAKKKTSNHVVPFAGFPTTQLRKFTEMLIHEQQVNVAIIDQCDQGSKTNQNLVHRKISRIITPGTLIDESFLNFNENNYLVAISFAPNLLNLPPDPQMKVGLSWTDISVGESFVQLTTLGELSSDIGRINPSEILLPKEFQDHNLHLGQWYSPLSELKRYIIRYHSTTNYNDLKLQYHDNIQKVRKHLETFSPREQAALNMIMSYMSINLPDVDILMTLPTRYFNETCLQMDSRTRDALELTERTIAGRTSSVGSFVSVIKRTCTSSGTRLLTEWVKSPSLDIKDIEKRQSFVKMFLKNRHLKIVTRQHLQQLGDFIRNLQKLVIGRGDPVNQLVYAANTLDGLQKLRDFLVEEYEKSPQKMSCLTNLLEKFDIPKNLAEKIYNTIDIEERSVSGESTEEIEEPTEEYANTNSSYSNSFLEKYRLKEEENGDAENFYSVKRDFNDELKVLHNELSDLETEENKLWSKLRNALDDIDGKLNIVKRGIFGRYNNVILISGKTSSINKASAKLDGDILYAKKMSLVYRSKEWNEIQHLILDKKEAILLVERKIIEELKSEVTQRFPEFRELAGLADFLDVTSSLAIVADQNNWTCPKLIKSPRLSIEGGRHVVVESSLKDSGNMFIPNDSKMGTDGTLWVISGPNMGGKSTYLRQNALIVILAQIGSFVPAERATIGLVDKIFTRIGATDDLFNDLSTFMVEMVEVSNILTNATSSSLAIVDEIGRGTSGKEGLAIAYATLLSLLQVNRCRTLFATHFGKELEQLLVANNIDQKNIRYFRTRVLESSNNGKGFVIDHTLEPGISERSHALDVARMAGFPENALTVAEEVLDNL encoded by the coding sequence ATGATACTAAGAAAAAACAGTATAATACCATTCCGTCGTTTGTCTTCTAGTTGTCGATTTCTAGCTAGAAAAGCAGCCACTAAAAAGATAGTGTCACCGGTACTCGAGGAATGGGATCGCGGGGCAAGGAATCAAGATACAGGGCTTTCTCCTTTATTAGCTTCTATGAAGCGATTGATGGATCTGAATCCCGGATGTGTTAGTTTAATCCAAGTTGGGAGTTTTTATGAACTTTATTTTGAGCAGGCAGAGGAATATGGACCTAAATTGGGACtaaaaattgcaaaaaagaaaacccTGAATCATGTTGTTCCATTCGCGGGATTTCCAACTACCCAATTGCGAAAATTCACTGAAATGCTAATTCATGAACAGCAAGTAAACGTTGCAATTATTGATCAATGCGATCAAGGGTCCAagacaaatcaaaatttagTGCATCGTAAGAtttcaagaattattacACCTGGGACATTGATTGACGAGTCATTCCTAAATTTTAACGAGAATAACTACCTTGTTGCCATTTCATTTGCCCccaatttattgaatcttCCACCAGACCCACAAATGAAAGTTGGTCTATCATGGACTGACATATCTGTTGGTGAATCGTTTGTACAGCTAACCACATTAGGTGAATTGAGTTCAGATATTGGCCGAATTAACCCTAGTGAAATATTACTACCTAAGGAGTTTCAAGACCACAATTTACACTTGGGTCAGTGGTATAGCCCCTTACTGGAGTTAAAACGTTATATTATTAGGTATCATAGTACAACTAACTACAACGACTTGAAACTACAATACCATGACAATATTCAAAAAGTTAGGAAGCATTTGGAAACCTTTTCTCCTCGAGAACAAGCAGCTTTGAATATGATAATGTCGTATATGAGTATAAACCTACCTGATGTTGATATTTTGATGACTTTGCCAACCAGATATTTCAATGAAACTTGTTTGCAAATGGATTCAAGAACAAGAGATGCTTTAGAGTTAACCGAGAGAACAATAGCTGGAAGGACCTCTTCTGTTGGTTCCTTCGTTTCTGTAATTAAGCGAACATGCACATCGTCCGGTACGAGGTTGTTAACTGAGTGGGTAAAGTCCCCATCTTTAGATattaaagatattgaaaagaGACAATCATTTGTGAAaatgtttttgaaaaaccGGCATTTAAAGATCGTAACAAGACAGCACTTGCAACAATTAGGTGATTTTATAAGAAACTTGCAAAAGTTGGTGATAGGGCGTGGAGATCCTGTCAATCAATTAGTGTATGCAGCGAATACATTGGACGGCTTACAGAAATTACGGGATTTTTTAGTCGAAGAATACGAAAAAAGTCCCCAAAAGATGTCTTGTTTGACAAATCTTCTAGAAAAGTTTGACATTCCAAAAAATTTAGCAGAGAAAATATATAACACGATAGATATTGAAGAACGGTCAGTTTCCGGTGAAAGCACTGAAGAGATTGAGGAGCCAACAGAGGAATATGCAAATACTAATCTGAGTTACTCTAATAGTTTCTTAGAGAAATATAgattaaaagaagaagagaatGGTGATGCAGAGAATTTCTATTCCGTGAAACGCGATTTCAATGACGAATTGAAGGTTTTGCATAACGAGTTAAGTGACTTGGAAActgaagaaaataaacttTGGAGCAAGTTGCGCAACGCCCTTGACGATATTGATGGGAAATTAAATATCGTCAAAAGAGGTATATTTGGCCGATATAATAATGTTATTTTAATAAGTGGTAAAACGTCGTCAATTAATAAAGCAAGTGCTAAGTTGGATGGTGATATTCTTTATGCGAAAAAGATGTCACTTGTATATAGATCAAAAGAATGGAATGAAATCCAGCATTTAATTTTAGACAAAAAGGAAGCTATCTTGTTggttgaaagaaaaatcataGAAGAGCTCAAACTGGAAGTAACACAGAGATTTCCAGAGTTTCGTGAATTGGCTGGGTTGGCCGATTTTCTAGATGTCACTTCTTCGCTTGCAATTGTTGCTGACCAGAATAATTGGACCTGTcctaaattaattaaatcaccTCGTCTCTCGATAGAAGGTGGTCGACACGTGGTTGTTGAATCCAGCTTGAAAGATTCTGGGAATATGTTTATTCCCAATGATTCTAAAATGGGTACGGACGGGACCTTGTGGGTTATCTCGGGTCCCAATATGGGAGGTAAAAGTACTTATTTGAGACAAAATGCTTTAATTGTGATTTTAGCACAAATTGGTTCATTCGTACCTGCTGAAAGGGCAACCATAGGGTTAgttgataaaatatttacTCGTATTGGAGCAACTGACGACTTGTTCAATGATTTGAGCACCTTTATGGTGGAAATGGTTGAGGTAAGCAACATTTTAACTAATGCAACTTCACTGTCATTAGCCATTGTCGACGAGATTGGAAGAGGAACAAGTGGTAAAGAAGGTTTAGCAATTGCATATGCAACATTACTCAGCCTATTGCAAGTCAACAGATGCAGAACCTTATTTGCTACAcattttggaaaagaattggaaCAGCTTTTGGTTGCCAATAACATAGACCAAAAGAATATTCGCTATTTCCGTACAAGAGTATTAGAGAGTAGCAATAACGGGAAAGGCTTTGTTATTGACCATACATTAGAGCCTGGAATTAGTGAACGCTCTCATGCATTAGATGTTGCTCGAATGGCAGGGTTTCCTGAAAACGCACTTACGGTTGCAGAAGAAGTACTAGATAATTTATAG
- a CDS encoding chromatin modification-related protein, putative (Similar to S. cerevisiae EAF7): MTTLDKKNPTEKIHRQWSIENEIKLFSLLCDYKPAGKKKQQNIEVIIKNINESLDSNEEPFSEYDVWNKLRSLYDLEKIGQIEELSNENTSTDENTNQTSERPASITKDTKNTKNTSNAKDVIQDKKEMGQERSGSTSSLSTPEPPQRRTRSARETTKSKLNSRDTPKEKPQHNDEKTTLDGTEKSKVEVSSTSDHTDDQSPTSGRIKKSSDESLGGNMSDNDNVNKAKGNEKTAKIKEENISEQEEENVGGDEKANKNKDTNEDEDEEDVEVIEESDTDKENESSSEESSPEPMTKRTRQRTRSAHEKPASSNIKTRTRQSVKFDDKSSEPSPTVTDAGSRKRRAQPGSVSPPHPPKTRRRTRSVAHEEEEDDATTHSTDEAEPEIIKMETRQTTRRSSRISTESSTSTSTPNIKVRRSSRKR, translated from the coding sequence ATGACAACTTTAGATAAGAAAAATCCTACTGAGAAAATACACAGACAGTGGTCAATTGAGAATGAGATAAAGTTGTTCAGCTTATTATGTGATTATAAACCCGCTGGTAAAAAGAAGcaacaaaatattgaaGTCATAATCAAGAATATTAACGAGTCTTTAGACTCTAATGAAGAGCCTTTTAGCGAATATGATGTGTGGAATAAATTGAGATCTTTATATGATCTAGAGAAGATTGGCCAGATCGAGGAATTACTGAATGAAAACACCAGCACAGATGaaaatacaaatcaaaCTCTGGAACGACCTGCAAGTATCACGAAGGACACTAAAAATACTAAAAACACTCTGAATGCAAAAGATGTAATTCAAGATAAGAAAGAGATGGGTCAAGAGAGATCGggatcaacatcatcattgtcTACCCCAGAACCACCGCAAAGAAGAACTAGAAGTGCCCGGGAGACAACAAAGTCGAAACTTAATTCGCGTGATACCCCTAAAGAAAAGCCACAacataatgatgaaaagaCGACTTTGGACGGTACcgaaaaatcaaaagtgGAAGTAAGTAGTACAAGTGATCATACAGACGATCAATCACCAACGTCGGGACGAATAAAAAAGAGTTCAGATGAGCTGTTAGGTGGCAATATGAGTGATAATGACAATGTAAACAAAGCTAAGGGGAATGAGAAAACAGCTaaaatcaaagaagaaaacatttctgaacaagaagaagaaaatgttGGCGGAGATGAAAAGgcaaacaaaaacaaagacaCTAATGAAGACgaggatgaagaagatgttGAAGTAATTGAGGAGAGTGATACTGATAAGGAAAATGAATCCAGCTCAGAAGAATCATCACCTGAACCAATGACTAAACGAACAAGACAAAGAACAAGATCTGCTCATGAAAAGCCTGCATCATCCAATATCAAGACGAGAACAAGACAGAGCGTCAAGTTTGACGACAAGTCTTCAGAGCCCTCACCAACGGTTACAGATGCCGGTTCTAGAAAAAGACGAGCTCAACCAGGATCAGTATCTCCTCCACATCCTCCTAAAACACGAAGGAGGACAAGATCAGTAGCacatgaagaagaagaggatgATGCTACAACACACAGCACTGACGAGGCTGAACCAGAAATAATCAAGATGGAAACGAgacaaacaacaagaaggTCTAGTCGAATACTGACAGAATcctcaacatcaacatcaacaccaAACATCAAAGTAAGACGTAGTAGTCGTAAAAGGTAA
- a CDS encoding mitochondrial 37S ribosomal protein NAM9 (Similar to S. cerevisiae NAM9), with amino-acid sequence MPRRIDKVSSMTKGHITMSMNKLNLFNIYRKDPLQYFGKTLYQQKWAAKTETRNYHGQQIKEKRFKNVLFDSNLKTYSQLDASLKGHDVAPTPITLQTYGTLEKRLEIALFRSMFASSVRQARQFILGGYVKVNGVVIKHPSFPLQSGDVFSVDPEKVLFALGKTKPSLEKALSVDKKQIKKWNNYVFEAKQNPEKIWDLKQNKPDSLDTLKQIEDFEKQKKSVQNAKKLMKIQQNQVTRQSILQDIIQLGNSASESASLETFSKYGDVARTKCLQIYQTLAKKNHPITKDPSTKNIEGFLAKDETKSPDEKHEIRLINSTLRELQNSEWERIRIQFENFEEGTDTKFFQTSFAKALRSVPKLNKEEILEDESKAKVQLPWQKHLFGRKDPSRSYFTPWTPRPFLGAFAILPSHIEISFDTCHAIYLRDPVARPGHSEVISPFPDHVHERAYMYYVRKGKS; translated from the coding sequence ATGCCAAGACGTATAGACAAAGTCAGTAGTATGACCAAAGGTCATATTACCATGTCTatgaacaaattgaatttgtttaatatataCAGAAAGGATCCATTGCAgtattttggaaaaacatTGTACCAACAAAAATGGGCAGCCAAAACAGAAACCAGAAACTATCATGGTCAACAAATTAAGGAAAAAAGGTTCAAAAACGTTTTGTTCgattcaaatttgaaaacataTTCACAATTAGACGCCTCGTTAAAAGGTCACGATGTTGCTCCAACTCCTATTACGTTGCAAACATATGGAACTTTGGAAAAGAGATTAGAAATTGCTTTATTCAGAAGTATGTTTGCCAGTTCTGTCAGACAGGCTAGACAGTTTATACTTGGTGGATATGTCAAAGTCAATGGGGTTGTCATTAAGCACCCCTCCTTCCCCTTACAGAGCGGGGATGTGTTTAGCGTTGATCCAGAAAAAGTATTGTTTGCCCTTGGTAAAACTAAGCCAAGTCTAGAAAAGGCATTGAGTGTTGATAAAAAACAGATTAAAAAATGGAACAATTATGTTTTTGAAGCCAAGCAGAACCCGGAAAAAATATGGGATTTAAAGCAAAATAAACCAGACCTGTTGGACACTTTAAAGCAGATTGAAGACTTTGAAAAACAGAAGAAATCAGTTCAAAATGctaaaaaattaatgaaaatccAACAAAATCAGGTCACAAGACAGTCAATATTGCAAGATATTATTCAACTTGGAAATTCTGCGTCTGAATCTGCTTCATTGGAAACCTTTAGTAAATACGGCGACGTGGCACGTACAAAGTGTTTACAAATATATCAGACATTGGCCAAGAAGAATCACCCAATAACAAAGGATCCTTCAACTAAGAACATTGAAGGTTTCTTGGCTAAGGACGAAACCAAGTCACCAGATGAAAAACACGAAATAAGATTAATCAATTCGACATTACGTGAATTGCAAAATAGCGAATGGGAGAGAATCCGCatacaatttgaaaattttgaagaGGGCACTGATACCAAATTTTTCCAAACTTCATTTGCTAAAGCTTTGCGAAGCGTACCTAAATTAAATAAGGAAGAGATTTTGGAAGACGAATCCAAAGCAAAAGTTCAATTGCCTTGGCAAAAACATCTTTTTGGAAGAAAGGACCCATCAAGATCATATTTCACTCCGTGGACACCAAGACCATTTTTGGGAGCCTTTGCCATTTTGCCATCCCATATTGAAATATCATTTGATACATGCCATGCCATTTACTTAAGAGATCCTGTTGCCCGACCAGGTCATTCAGAAGTGATTTCACCATTCCCTGATCATGTTCACGAAAGAGCCTATATGTACTATGTGAGAAAAGGTAAATCGTAA
- a CDS encoding mitochondrial N5-glutamine methyltransferase, putative (Similar to S. cerevisiae MTQ1), with the protein MSRLSAKVIREARRISPFLPRLLPANRTIEQASLELKWIKEELPKEDWNDAVNQRYQLVPLQYILGSQPFGGLNIKCKQGVLIPRWETEEWCNKLVDTIKQIHMKQLVVLDACTGTGCIPLLIGHKLSNIASKIYGFDVSGKAFDLANENLSLYRQKHPNKSMDLKFYLGDVFDAEIMDRLDLPKINLLTSNPPYIPYHDYIKSSDRDGVAKSVKLYEPSLALLGDGEFYRSLVQNILRPSQAEGFVFEVGYKNQADYVNFLLEDESAWSIGVMRDSSDHVRCVVGWLNGSDFDGFKSLCDDVYVR; encoded by the coding sequence ATGTCAAGATTAAGTGCCAAAGTAATACGGGAAGCTAGAAGAATCTCACCGTTTCTACCACGATTATTACCAGCAAATAGGACAATTGAGCAGGCATCTTTAGAACTAAAATGGATTAAGGAGGAATTACCTAAAGAAGATTGGAATGACGCAGTTAATCAACGGTATCAATTAGTCCCATTGCAGTACATTCTTGGAAGTCAACCATTTGGAGGATTGAATATTAAATGTAAGCAGGGTGTTTTAATTCCAAGATGGGAAACTGAGGAGTGGTGCAACAAACTTGTTGATACAATTAAGCAAATACACATGAAACAGTTAGTGGTATTAGATGCTTGTACTGGTACAGGATGCATACCATTATTGATCGGTCACAAATTGAGCAATATTGCATCAAAGATTTATGGATTCGACGTTTCTGGTAAAGCTTTTGATTTGgcaaatgaaaatttatcGCTTTATCGACAAAAGCATCCTAACAAATCCatggatttgaaattttatttaGGCGATGTTTTTGATGCAGAGATTATGGACAGGCTTGATCTACctaaaataaatttattgacTTCAAATCCTCCTTATATTCCATACCATGACTATATAAAATCTAGTGACAGAGATGGTGTAGCAAAATCAGTGAAATTGTATGAACCTAGTTTGGCGTTGCTTGGGGACGGTGAATTCTACCGTTCATTGGTGCAGAATATTTTGCGGCCATCGCAAGCAGAGGggtttgtttttgaagTTGGATATAAGAATCAGGCTGACTATGttaattttcttcttgagGATGAGAGTGCATGGTCTATCGGAGTTATGAGAGATTCATCAGATCATGTTAGATGTGTGGTAGGTTGGTTGAATGGTTCGGATTTTGATGGGTTTAAAAGTTTATGTGATGATGTTTATGTTCGTTAa
- a CDS encoding tRNA (adenine-n(1)-)-methyltransferase non-catalytic subunit, putative (Similar to S. cerevisiae GCD10) — protein sequence MTVFKKSETTIQSGQHVLIRLPSEGLKIVHLQDTGIIGLGKFGSFEVSNILGYPLGTSFEIIEDHKVKPIKSISTLDLTDSDETVQRQELTKMFSDSAENNQNIINIGSKIQKLSKDDIDELKKSGASSSVGQMIIEKMIAGHEGFDKKTIFSQQKYLKRKQQKFLRRFTVDYLGGSELLQYYIEKDLNRVLDLSVETLGLMLTYSNVRPGGKYLIIDETGGVLTYAMMERMNCEGTIVSIHENEHANLIALRYSDYGNELETKTVKNINWLQFIDPQNEKIDWTDLSDEEVKKIKNKSQYKKRRDRALQINEVIQLVEDGNFDAFISVSTLNMSEVLEYVLPKVGGSRPIVVYNQYKESLLEVQQALAGDKRVLAPSIYETRVRPYQTIPGRMHPVMTNRGGGGYILWGTRVIPHDAITAVGKGYAKRKRVEAPSETDTETIEVPIDQESSV from the coding sequence ATGACTGTTTTCAAAAAGAGTGAAACCACCATCCAATCGGGTCAACATGTTTTGATCCGTCTACCATCAGAGGGATTGAAAATCGTTCATTTACAAGATACAGGTATAATAGGATTAGGAAAATTTGGATCTTTTGAAGTTTCCAATATTTTGGGGTACCCATTAGGTAcatcatttgaaattattgaagaCCACAAGGTTAAACCAATCAAGAGTATATCCACTTTGGATTTGACAGATTCCGATGAAACAGTTCAACGTCAAGAATTAACTAAAATGTTTTCTGATAGCGCTGAAAATAATCagaatattatcaatatcggatcaaaaattcaaaaattgtcTAAAGATGATATCGACGAGTTGAAAAAACTGGGTGCTAGTTCTAGCGTTGGTCAAATgatcattgaaaaaatgaTTGCTGGACATGAAGggtttgataaaaaaaccATATTTTCTCAACAAAAATACCTTAAAAGAAAGCAACAAAAGTTTTTAAGACGTTTCACAGTCGATTACCTTGGAGGAAGTGAATTATTACAATATTATATCGAAAAGGATTTGAATAGGGTTTTAGATCTTAGTGTTGAGACTTTAGGTTTGATGTTGACATATAGTAATGTTCGTCCTGGTGGAAAGTATCTTATAATTGACGAAACAGGTGGAGTCTTAACTTATGCAATGATGGAAAGAATGAATTGCGAAGGAACGATAGTTTCAATTCATGAGAATGAACATGCAAATTTAATAGCTTTAAGATATTCAGACTATGGTAATGAATTGGAAACTAAAACtgttaaaaatataaattggtTGCAATTCATAGACCCTCAAAACGAGAAGATTGATTGGACAGATCTTTCGGACGAAGaagttaaaaaaataaagaataagAGCCAGTATAAGAAACGTCGTGACCGTGCTTTGCAGATCAATGAAGTTATTCAACTAGTTGAAGATGGAAATTTTGATGCATTCATATCTGTTTCAACATTGAATATGTCTGAAGTGTTGGAGTATGTTCTTCCTAAGGTCGGTGGATCCAGACCGATTGTAGTATACAATCAGTACAAGGAATCATTATTGGAAGTTCAACAAGCATTGGCAGGAGACAAAAGAGTGTTAGCTCCATCAATATATGAAACCAGAGTTAGACCATATCAAACTATTCCCGGACGGATGCATCCCGTGATGACAAATAGAGGGGGTGGTGGCTATATATTGTGGGGGACACGAGTGATTCCTCACGATGCTATTACTGCTGTAGGTAAGGGATACGCAAAGCGAAAGAGAGTGGAAGCTCCATCAGAGACCGACACAGAGACAATAGAGGTACCAATCGATCAAGAAAGCTCTGTTTAA
- a CDS encoding RNA m(5)C methyltransferase, putative (Similar to S. cerevisiae NOP2), which produces MGRRAKNKQGVPPTFDEFQASKLKNDTKRKRSGAKEQKNDLPVSKKPKSSTTSSKQTDHTENSKAKQKSKSKSKVTKDDEAEDEVDDLPEVDFEELASAKKSLFDDSDEEELDDEFDVEGEDDFDSDEGERARPMFSDDEDEDLENLNAENMELYSKKLDEEERLEAEEAEKELLEGETKQPRAKVLPTAEEEAEMSKGPQDVTMVRTRMLEVVKVLENFKELAEEGTSRTDYTNRLLKDICEYFGYSEFLADKLFNLFSPAEAMEFFEANEIARPITIRTNTLKTRRRDLAQALVNKGVNLQPIGSWTKVGLQIFDSQVPIGATPEYLAGQYILQAASSFLPVMALEPQENERILDMAAAPGGKTTYISALMKNTGCVFANDANKARTKSLIANIHRLGCKNTIVCNYDAREFPKVIGGFDRVLLDAPCSGTGVIAKDESVKVSRTEKDFMQIPHLQKQLLLSAIDSVDAHSSTGGVIVYSTCSIAVDENEAVVDYALRKRPNVKLVDTGLTIGKEGFTSYRGKHFNPKISLTRRYYPHTYNVDGFYVAKFKKIAPSPHDVSKAGAKEKENAARAEAEEEGIIHGDFAEFDNEEDKEIMERSKKHSLRKKGINPNATKK; this is translated from the coding sequence ATGGGTAGAAGAGCAAAGAATAAGCAAGGTGTACCACCGACTTTTGATGAGTTTCAGGCCtcaaaattgaagaacgacactaaaagaaagagaagtGGTGCTAAAGAACAGAAGAATGATTTACCAGTTTccaaaaaaccaaaatcaagTACAACTTCCAGCAAGCAGACCGACCATACTGAAAATTCTAAAGCAAAACAGAAATCTAAATCTAAATCGAAAGTGACTAAAGATGATGAGGCTGAAGACgaagttgatgatttgCCTGAggttgattttgaagaattagcTTCTGCTAAGAAATCTCTTTTTGATGATTCAGATGAGGAAGAATtggatgatgaatttgacGTCGAAGGGGAAGATGACTTTGATTCAGACGAGGGAGAGCGTGCCAGACCAATGTtttctgatgatgaagatgaagatttgGAGAACTTGAATGCTGAAAATATGGAGCTTTATTCCAAGAAATTAGATGAGGAAGAGAGATTGGAAGCGGAAGAAGCAGAAAAGGAATTGCTAGAAGGAGAAACTAAGCAGCCTAGAGCTAAAGTTTTGCCAACagctgaagaagaagcagaAATGTCCAAGGGTCCTCAGGATGTGACTATGGTGAGAACAAGAATGCTTGAAGTAGTTAAagttttggaaaatttCAAAGAGTTGGCAGAAGAAGGAACCTCAAGAACAGATTACACTAACAGATTGTTAAAAGATATATGTGAATATTTTGGTTATTCAGAATTTTTGGCtgataaattattcaatttattctcACCAGCAGAAGCAATGGAGTTCTTTGAAGCTAACGAGATTGCAAGACCAATAACTATAAGAACAAACACATTAAAGACCAGAAGAAGAGATTTAGCCCAAGCTTTGGTCAACAAAGGTGTAAACTTGCAACCAATTGGATCGTGGACTAAAGTTGGTTTGCAGATATTTGATTCTCAAGTCCCTATTGGTGCCACTCCTGAATATTTGGCTGGGCAATATATTTTGCAAGCAGCATCTTCCTTTTTACCTGTTATGGCATTGGAGCCACAAGAAAACGAGCGTATATTAGATATGGCAGCAGCACCAGGTGGTAAAACTACGTATATTTCGGCGTTGATGAAAAATACTGGGTGCGTTTTTGCAAACGATGCCAACAAAGCACGTACAAAATCCTTAATTGCCAATATTCATAGATTGGGATGCAAAAACACAATTGTCTGTAATTATGATGCTAGGGAATTCCCTAAAGTAATTGGAGGGTTTGATAGAGTTTTATTGGACGCACCTTGTTCCGGTACTGGTGTTATTGCTAAAGATGAGTCAGTCAAAGTGAGTCGTACCGAAAAGGATTTTATGCAAATTCCACATTTGCagaaacaattattattgtcaGCTATAGATTCAGTTGATGCACATTCGTCCACAGGGGGTGTAATCGTGTATTCTACGTGTTCTATCGCTGTAGACGAAAATGAGGCCGTTGTTGATTATGCTTTGAGAAAGAGACCAAATGTTAAATTGGTGGACACCGGATTGACCATAGGTAAAGAGGGGTTCACATCTTACCGTGGAAAACACTTTAATCCGAAAATTTCATTGACTAGACGTTATTATCCTCACACTTACAATGTGGATGGTTTTTATGTTGCCAAATTTAAGAAAATTGCTCCTTCTCCACATGATGTGTCAAAGGCTGGTGCCAAGGAGAAAGAGAATGCTGCTAGAGCAGAAGCAGAAGAAGAGGGTATTATTCATGGAGATTTCGCAGAGTTCGATAACGAAGAGGATAAGGAAATTATGGAGAGGTCAAAAAAGCATAgtttaagaaaaaaaggtATTAACCCTAATGCTACtaagaaatag